A section of the Campylobacter porcelli genome encodes:
- a CDS encoding Rrf2 family transcriptional regulator, whose translation MLFTKASEYAMLSLILLSQANYPKDVDTISSELGISKSFLAKILQNLAKAGILNSFKGANGGFVLADKPSNLTIKHILESAEKRKVNVFECANSRCDCPSNKGDGCQIWPIFNDLQGRVDNFLDQITLADIMKK comes from the coding sequence GTGTTATTTACCAAAGCTAGTGAATATGCTATGCTATCATTAATATTATTATCGCAAGCAAACTATCCAAAAGATGTAGATACTATATCATCAGAGCTTGGAATTTCAAAAAGTTTTTTAGCTAAAATCTTACAAAATTTAGCAAAAGCTGGGATATTAAACTCTTTTAAGGGGGCAAATGGCGGATTTGTTTTAGCTGATAAGCCATCAAATTTGACTATTAAACATATTTTAGAGAGTGCAGAGAAGCGTAAAGTAAATGTATTTGAGTGTGCAAATTCTAGATGCGATTGCCCTAGCAATAAAGGAGATGGGTGCCAAATTTGGCCTATATTTAACGACTTGCAAGGTCGAGTTGATAACTTTTTAGACCAGATAACATTAGCTGATATTATGAAGAAATAG
- the dnaK gene encoding molecular chaperone DnaK — protein sequence MSKVIGIDLGTTNSCVSIYERGESKVIPNKEGKNTTPSVVAFTDKGEILVGDTAKRQAVTNPEKTIFSIKRIMGLMMNEKNAVEAKSRLPYHIVDRNGACAVEIAGKTYTPQEISAKVLIKLKEDAEAFLGESVTDAVITVPAYFNDSQRKATKEAGTIAGLNVLRIINEPTAAALAYGLDKKEAEKIVVYDLGGGTFDVTVLETGDSVVEVLATGGNAFLGGDDFDNRLIDFLVSEFKSETGIDLKSDVMALQRLKEAAENAKKELSSAMETTINLPFITADATGPKHLTKTLSRAKFESMIDDLVSQTITKINEVVKDAGISKSDIKEVVMVGGSTRVPVVQEEVKKAFDKELNKSVNPDEVVAIGAAIQGAVIKGDVKDVLLLDVTPLSLGIETLGGVMSKLIEKGTTIPTKKSQTFSTAEDNQSAVTINVLQGEREFAKDNKSLGNFNLEGIMPAPRGVPQIEVTFDIDANGILTVSAKDKASGKAQNITISGSSGLSEEEINKMVNDAEAHKEEDKKRKEAVEARNGADSLAHQTQKSLDELGEKLPSEDRAKIEAALNDLKETLKDESATKEQIDIKVKALSEVSHKLAEAMYQNQTAGANAQDKKKDDDVIDAEVE from the coding sequence ATGAGTAAAGTAATAGGAATAGACCTAGGAACAACAAATTCATGCGTAAGCATATATGAAAGAGGCGAAAGCAAAGTAATCCCTAACAAAGAGGGTAAAAATACAACTCCAAGCGTTGTGGCTTTTACTGATAAGGGAGAGATTTTAGTCGGCGATACAGCTAAACGCCAAGCAGTAACAAATCCAGAAAAAACCATATTTTCTATAAAAAGAATTATGGGTCTTATGATGAATGAGAAAAATGCCGTGGAAGCAAAAAGCCGCCTTCCATATCATATAGTAGATAGAAATGGTGCGTGTGCTGTTGAGATAGCTGGTAAAACATATACTCCACAAGAAATTTCAGCTAAAGTATTGATTAAATTAAAAGAAGATGCTGAAGCGTTTTTAGGCGAGAGTGTAACTGATGCCGTTATCACCGTGCCTGCATACTTTAACGATAGTCAAAGAAAAGCTACAAAAGAAGCTGGCACGATAGCAGGGCTTAATGTGCTTAGAATTATAAATGAGCCTACGGCTGCGGCTTTGGCTTATGGATTAGATAAAAAAGAGGCTGAAAAAATCGTAGTTTATGACCTAGGTGGTGGGACATTTGATGTAACTGTGCTAGAAACTGGAGATAGCGTAGTTGAGGTTTTAGCAACAGGTGGAAATGCCTTCTTAGGTGGAGATGATTTTGATAATAGATTAATTGACTTTTTAGTAAGTGAGTTTAAAAGTGAAACTGGAATCGATCTAAAAAGTGATGTAATGGCTCTTCAACGCTTAAAAGAAGCTGCTGAAAATGCTAAAAAAGAGCTATCAAGTGCTATGGAGACAACTATAAATCTCCCATTTATCACAGCTGATGCAACTGGCCCAAAACACCTTACAAAAACTCTTAGTAGAGCTAAATTTGAAAGTATGATAGATGATTTGGTATCTCAAACTATCACAAAAATAAATGAGGTAGTAAAAGACGCTGGTATAAGCAAAAGTGATATAAAAGAAGTAGTAATGGTAGGTGGCTCAACTCGTGTTCCTGTAGTGCAAGAAGAGGTCAAAAAAGCATTTGATAAAGAGCTAAACAAATCAGTAAATCCTGATGAAGTTGTAGCAATTGGTGCGGCTATCCAAGGTGCGGTTATAAAAGGCGATGTAAAAGATGTTCTTTTGCTAGATGTTACACCTCTTAGCCTTGGTATTGAGACTCTTGGTGGGGTAATGAGTAAGCTAATTGAAAAGGGTACCACAATCCCAACTAAAAAATCTCAAACTTTCTCAACTGCTGAGGATAATCAAAGTGCAGTTACTATAAATGTACTCCAAGGCGAAAGAGAATTTGCTAAAGATAATAAAAGCTTAGGTAATTTCAATCTTGAAGGAATTATGCCAGCTCCAAGAGGTGTACCACAAATTGAAGTTACATTTGATATAGATGCAAATGGAATTTTAACCGTTTCAGCAAAAGATAAAGCCAGTGGTAAAGCTCAAAACATAACTATTAGTGGCTCAAGCGGCTTAAGCGAAGAAGAGATAAATAAAATGGTAAATGACGCTGAAGCTCATAAAGAAGAGGATAAAAAGAGAAAAGAGGCAGTTGAGGCTAGAAATGGTGCTGATAGCTTAGCCCATCAAACTCAAAAATCTCTTGATGAGCTTGGCGAGAAACTTCCAAGCGAAGATAGGGCTAAAATCGAAGCAGCCTTAAATGATCTAAAAGAGACATTAAAAGATGAGAGTGCTACAAAAGAGCAAATCGATATAAAAGTAAAAGCTCTAAGCGAAGTTAGCCATAAACTAGCTGAAGCTATGTATCAAAATCAAACCGCTGGTGCCAACGCACAAGATAAGAAAAAAGATGATGATGTCATAGACGCTGAAGTAGAATAA
- a CDS encoding nucleotide exchange factor GrpE → MSQDIDENLDDNLALNEQDCQDCKQDEQSELDSELAKVKEDLIRATADFENIKKRLEREKAEALKFANESFARDLLPVIDALEIAANLQSGDDEIANKIKDGINLTIEQFKKCFEKYGIKEIDTSGEFNPEVHNAINYIQTDEVESGKIATVYQKGYLYNDRVLRPSMVVIAK, encoded by the coding sequence GTGAGTCAAGATATAGATGAAAATTTAGATGACAATTTAGCTTTAAATGAGCAAGATTGTCAAGATTGTAAGCAAGATGAGCAAAGCGAATTAGATAGTGAGTTAGCTAAGGTTAAAGAGGATTTGATAAGAGCTACTGCGGATTTTGAAAATATCAAAAAGCGTTTAGAGCGAGAAAAGGCTGAAGCTTTGAAATTCGCAAATGAGAGCTTTGCTAGAGATCTTTTGCCAGTTATTGATGCTTTGGAGATTGCTGCGAATTTACAAAGTGGCGATGATGAGATAGCAAATAAGATAAAAGATGGTATAAACTTAACCATAGAGCAGTTTAAAAAGTGCTTTGAAAAGTATGGTATAAAAGAGATTGATACTAGCGGTGAGTTTAACCCAGAAGTTCATAACGCTATAAATTATATACAGACAGATGAGGTAGAAAGTGGCAAGATAGCTACTGTTTATCAAAAAGGTTATCTATATAATGATAGAGTTTTAAGACCATCTATGGTTGTAATAGCAAAATAA
- a CDS encoding HrcA family transcriptional regulator, which yields MKVDKRDLILESIIHAYLEANEPIGSSELGMRMNIAIPASTIRVYFKKLSDEGAITQLHISGGRIPTASAMEIYWQNRLKFSPILSINNIDLLNFLVYKNDIYCMIFENQKLFLKDVLNLKDRFLVLDFNTQSISIKFSSKVEKFLSNLIGVSLEELDHISMQVGLSELRVKIKALKREEILFQENEKIAFEICKDDSIKAILDPSFGNNFNGNLAFSPLFSTGYMGLKTDVIYQGKPAIMLCASSVYSDYEKFLSMLKEAA from the coding sequence ATGAAAGTAGATAAGAGAGATTTAATACTAGAGTCTATCATTCATGCATATTTAGAAGCAAATGAGCCAATTGGGTCTAGTGAGCTTGGTATGAGAATGAATATAGCTATCCCGGCATCTACTATTAGAGTATATTTTAAAAAGCTTAGCGATGAGGGGGCGATCACTCAACTACACATTAGCGGTGGGCGAATTCCTACAGCTAGTGCGATGGAGATTTATTGGCAAAATAGACTTAAATTTAGCCCAATATTATCTATAAATAATATTGATTTACTAAATTTTTTAGTTTATAAAAATGATATTTATTGCATGATTTTTGAAAATCAAAAGCTATTTTTAAAAGATGTTTTAAATCTTAAAGATCGCTTTTTAGTTCTTGATTTTAACACTCAGAGTATATCTATTAAATTTAGCTCAAAAGTTGAAAAATTTTTAAGCAATTTAATTGGAGTTAGCTTAGAAGAGCTAGATCACATCTCTATGCAAGTGGGATTAAGTGAGCTAAGAGTTAAAATTAAAGCTTTAAAAAGAGAGGAGATTTTATTTCAAGAAAATGAGAAAATTGCTTTTGAAATTTGTAAAGATGATAGTATAAAGGCGATTTTAGATCCATCATTTGGTAATAATTTTAATGGAAATTTAGCCTTTAGTCCGCTATTTTCTACTGGCTATATGGGATTAAAAACTGATGTGATATATCAGGGCAAACCAGCTATTATGCTTTGTGCTAGTAGCGTTTATAGCGATTATGAGAAGTTTTTAAGTATGTTAAAGGAGGCTGCGTGA
- the murJ gene encoding murein biosynthesis integral membrane protein MurJ, whose translation MLRHFFTNSIGILCSRVLGFIRDLMTANALGASIWSDIFFVAFKLPNLFRRLFGEGAFSQAFMPNLVKVSKKGLFATEILIKLSLAMLILSLIVMLFAPLVTKALAYGFSDEIIALAVPLVRINFWYLLAIFIVTLLSALLQYKNHFATTAFSTAFLNLSMITALFLANNLDQQSAALYLSWGVVVGGFIQVLSHIIALKRLNLLRLLTLGMAKFIKGKRAKANGFWQNFTHGIIGSSANQLSDFISTFIASFLATGAISYLYYANRIFQLPLALFAIALSTAIFPKISKAIKINSDETAINLLKKSFNLLFFLLIFSTIGGYILSKEIIWLLFQSGEFNSQNTIESAKVLQMYILGLLPFGLYKLFSLWLYAKMQQKIAAKIAIYSLFINTILCLILFKPLGASGLALASTISGVFLLGYSIFIFGIKQFLDISLSRINLITIILVIIFGYLLVELREFIYANL comes from the coding sequence TTGCTTAGACATTTTTTTACAAATAGTATTGGAATTTTATGCTCTAGGGTGCTTGGATTTATCAGAGATTTAATGACAGCAAATGCTCTTGGTGCAAGTATTTGGAGCGATATATTTTTTGTAGCGTTTAAGCTACCTAATCTCTTTCGCAGACTCTTTGGCGAAGGGGCATTTTCTCAAGCTTTTATGCCAAATTTAGTTAAGGTAAGCAAAAAAGGGTTATTTGCTACTGAAATTTTAATCAAATTAAGCCTTGCTATGTTAATTTTAAGCTTGATAGTTATGCTTTTTGCTCCGCTTGTTACAAAGGCTTTGGCTTATGGATTTAGCGATGAGATTATAGCTCTTGCTGTGCCTTTGGTGCGGATTAATTTTTGGTATCTTTTGGCTATTTTTATAGTTACCTTACTATCAGCACTATTACAATACAAAAATCACTTTGCCACTACTGCTTTTAGCACGGCATTTTTAAATCTCTCCATGATAACGGCTCTATTTTTAGCTAATAATCTAGATCAGCAAAGCGCAGCCTTATACCTTAGCTGGGGCGTTGTAGTTGGTGGATTTATCCAAGTTTTATCCCATATTATCGCACTTAAAAGGCTAAATTTACTTCGCTTATTAACCCTTGGAATGGCTAAGTTTATAAAAGGCAAAAGAGCTAAAGCTAATGGTTTTTGGCAAAATTTTACTCACGGGATAATTGGTAGTAGCGCAAATCAATTAAGCGATTTTATCTCCACATTTATCGCTAGTTTCTTAGCCACTGGGGCCATAAGCTACCTATATTATGCTAATAGAATTTTTCAACTGCCATTAGCACTATTTGCCATTGCTTTATCAACTGCGATTTTCCCTAAAATTTCAAAAGCCATTAAGATAAATAGTGATGAAACGGCTATAAATTTACTTAAAAAAAGCTTTAATTTGCTATTTTTCTTGCTTATATTTTCCACAATCGGCGGATATATTTTATCTAAAGAGATTATCTGGCTGCTATTTCAAAGTGGGGAGTTTAATTCGCAAAATACCATAGAATCGGCTAAGGTTTTACAAATGTATATACTTGGACTTTTGCCTTTTGGACTTTATAAACTATTTTCGCTTTGGCTATATGCCAAAATGCAACAAAAAATCGCAGCCAAAATCGCCATATACTCACTATTTATCAACACAATTTTATGCCTAATCTTATTTAAGCCTCTTGGTGCTAGTGGATTAGCTTTAGCAAGTACTATTAGTGGAGTATTTTTGCTAGGATATTCAATTTTTATATTTGGTATTAAGCAATTTTTAGATATAAGCCTTAGTAGGATAAATTTAATTACCATAATTTTAGTTATAATTTTTGGCTATTTATTAGTAGAGTTAAGGGAGTTTATATATGCAAATTTATGA
- the cysS gene encoding cysteine--tRNA ligase produces the protein MQIYDTALKQKIELKPLNSNEINIYVCGPTVYDDAHLGHAKSSISFDLLRRVLIALGYRVKFVKNFTDIDDKILAKMQSTNQTLEQITTYYIDRYISDMKALNVLNADIEPKATCYLNSIIDYILKLEQNGATYKLEDGIYFDTSKDEKYLSLSGRKDENLIARVKSNNSKRSEKDFVLWKFDENWYDSPFGKGRPGWHTECVAMISNIFGKTIDIHAGGADLLFPHHENEAAQCRCAYHKELAKHWMHNGFIQVDNEKMSKSLGNSFFIKDALAIAPGEAVRFYLMSSYYRANFNYDIADLLSSKKRLDKIYRLKKRLSGVEASEAKGEFKNSILDALSDDLNISVALAKIDEMVNQANTNLDKEPKNKALKSTIMANLNFIKDTLGILYQDEFEWFQYGFDETQKERIMNLIKARNEAKSAKDYKKADLIRDELNSLGVAIMDTPNGVKWEKIWTE, from the coding sequence ATGCAAATTTATGATACAGCATTAAAGCAAAAAATTGAGTTAAAACCACTAAATAGCAATGAGATAAATATATATGTATGCGGTCCAACCGTCTATGATGATGCTCACCTAGGTCATGCTAAATCTAGCATTAGCTTTGATCTTCTTAGGCGGGTTTTGATAGCGCTTGGATATAGAGTTAAATTTGTTAAAAATTTCACTGATATAGATGATAAAATTTTAGCCAAAATGCAATCAACCAATCAAACTTTAGAGCAGATCACAACCTACTATATAGATAGATACATTAGCGATATGAAAGCCCTAAATGTATTAAACGCTGATATAGAGCCTAAGGCTACTTGCTATTTAAACTCTATTATAGATTATATCTTAAAGCTAGAGCAAAATGGAGCGACATATAAGCTTGAAGATGGAATTTACTTTGATACTAGCAAAGATGAAAAATATCTAAGCTTAAGCGGTAGAAAAGATGAAAATCTTATCGCTAGAGTAAAAAGCAATAACTCCAAAAGAAGTGAAAAAGATTTTGTTTTATGGAAATTTGATGAGAATTGGTATGATAGTCCATTTGGCAAGGGGCGTCCTGGCTGGCATACAGAGTGTGTAGCGATGATTTCAAATATATTTGGTAAGACTATTGATATTCACGCTGGTGGGGCTGATCTGCTCTTTCCGCACCACGAAAATGAAGCCGCACAATGTAGGTGTGCATATCATAAAGAGTTAGCTAAGCACTGGATGCATAATGGGTTTATACAAGTAGATAATGAGAAGATGAGTAAGAGCTTAGGTAACTCATTTTTCATAAAAGATGCGTTAGCTATCGCACCTGGCGAGGCGGTGAGATTTTATTTAATGAGTAGCTATTATAGAGCAAATTTCAACTACGATATAGCTGATCTACTCTCTAGCAAAAAGCGTCTTGATAAAATTTATAGGCTTAAAAAGCGATTAAGTGGGGTTGAAGCTAGTGAGGCTAAAGGAGAGTTTAAAAACTCTATTTTAGATGCTTTAAGCGATGATTTAAATATCTCGGTGGCTCTAGCTAAAATTGATGAAATGGTAAATCAAGCCAACACAAATCTAGATAAAGAGCCAAAAAATAAAGCCTTAAAATCCACAATTATGGCTAATCTAAATTTTATCAAAGATACTCTTGGGATATTATATCAAGATGAATTTGAGTGGTTTCAATATGGATTTGATGAAACGCAAAAAGAGAGAATTATGAATTTAATAAAAGCTAGAAATGAGGCCAAATCGGCTAAAGATTATAAAAAGGCTGATTTGATAAGAGATGAATTAAATAGCCTTGGTGTGGCTATAATGGATACACCAAATGGAGTAAAATGGGAGAAAATATGGACGGAATAG
- the flhA gene encoding flagellar biosynthesis protein FlhA: MAKRNILTMVAPFLAPVIKAKSLTVVFVIIAILAIIIVPLPSGVLDFFLALSIAISVLIILISIYIPKPTDLSTFPTLVLIVTLFRLALNIATTRMILSEGHNGPEAVSDIIASFGKFVVGGNYVIGVIVFCILVLINFMVVTKGSTRVSEVQARFTLDAMPGKQMAIDADLNAGLIDEQAAKQRRQDIISEANFYGAMDGSSKFIKGDAVAGIIITIINIIGGFLIGSFEHDMAIKDAAATYTILTIGDGLVSQIPGLITSTATAIIITRASKDEDNFAEGVVSQLLGEYKTLLIVGFILFMFALVPGLPTLSLGFMGLLFLGIGFILKQIEDGKIDFSAIKSDKNSPQSSEATGKSAKASTNKLPKKSEEEIAMEEQAKIDDILKIEILELDLGYGLLKLADGDLIERIRAMRRNMATMLGFLMPKIRLRDNILLGPNEYKFKLKGVVIGSGVVYPDKCLAMDSGYVSADIDGIAVKDPAFGLDALWIDQNYKEDAILSGYTVADAASVISTHMSELVKQNASELLTKQEVQNILDKVKSEYSVVVDDTLKVVGVGVIQKVLRALLKDNIPIKDMLSILEAISDVAEVSKNLDMIIEHVRAALARVITSMYVDENGQLNFYILEASAQQKLIDSLSYKDGAYTMMINVAQTSAIVSALRAKRENRPISEQGDMVLCVEPSIRKFIDSIVQNFSIDIAVLSFAEIAPNTQFETLGTIEIPEL, from the coding sequence TTGGCTAAACGCAATATTTTAACCATGGTGGCGCCATTTTTAGCGCCAGTTATAAAGGCTAAGAGTCTAACTGTAGTTTTTGTCATTATAGCTATTTTGGCTATTATCATTGTGCCTTTACCTAGTGGGGTGCTTGATTTTTTCTTAGCTCTATCCATAGCTATATCTGTGCTTATAATATTAATCTCTATTTATATACCCAAACCAACAGATCTTAGCACATTTCCTACTTTAGTTTTGATAGTTACTCTATTTAGATTAGCACTGAATATAGCAACTACTAGAATGATTTTAAGCGAAGGTCATAACGGACCAGAGGCTGTAAGTGATATTATCGCTAGTTTTGGTAAATTCGTAGTTGGTGGCAACTATGTAATTGGCGTGATTGTCTTTTGTATTTTGGTGCTTATAAATTTTATGGTTGTAACTAAAGGCTCAACCCGTGTAAGTGAAGTTCAAGCTAGATTTACTCTAGATGCGATGCCAGGAAAGCAGATGGCTATTGATGCGGATTTAAATGCGGGTTTGATAGATGAGCAAGCAGCTAAGCAAAGGCGTCAAGATATAATATCTGAAGCGAATTTTTATGGAGCAATGGATGGTTCATCTAAATTTATAAAAGGTGACGCTGTAGCTGGTATTATCATTACAATTATTAATATTATTGGTGGATTTTTGATTGGCTCTTTTGAGCATGATATGGCTATTAAAGATGCCGCAGCTACATATACGATTCTTACAATTGGAGATGGATTGGTAAGCCAAATTCCAGGTCTTATCACATCAACTGCAACGGCTATTATTATAACTAGAGCTAGCAAGGATGAGGATAATTTTGCCGAAGGGGTCGTATCCCAGCTACTTGGCGAGTATAAAACGCTTTTGATAGTTGGTTTTATACTTTTTATGTTTGCTTTAGTTCCAGGTCTTCCAACACTATCGCTTGGATTTATGGGGCTTTTATTTTTAGGAATTGGCTTTATTTTAAAACAGATAGAAGATGGCAAAATCGATTTTAGCGCAATTAAAAGTGATAAAAATAGCCCCCAATCATCAGAGGCTACAGGTAAATCCGCCAAAGCATCTACAAATAAACTTCCTAAAAAAAGCGAAGAAGAGATCGCTATGGAGGAGCAAGCTAAGATTGATGATATTTTAAAAATTGAAATTTTAGAGCTTGATTTGGGCTATGGACTTTTAAAGCTTGCCGATGGTGATTTGATAGAGAGAATTAGAGCTATGAGACGAAATATGGCTACAATGCTAGGATTTTTAATGCCTAAAATTAGATTAAGGGATAATATCTTGCTTGGGCCAAATGAGTATAAATTTAAGTTAAAAGGCGTAGTAATAGGCTCTGGCGTGGTTTATCCTGATAAGTGCTTAGCTATGGATAGTGGATATGTGAGTGCTGATATTGATGGTATTGCGGTAAAAGATCCAGCTTTTGGGCTTGATGCTTTGTGGATTGATCAAAATTATAAAGAAGATGCGATATTAAGCGGATATACAGTCGCTGATGCGGCTAGTGTTATATCTACTCACATGAGCGAATTAGTCAAGCAAAATGCGAGTGAATTATTAACCAAGCAAGAGGTTCAAAATATCCTTGATAAGGTAAAATCAGAATACTCTGTAGTGGTTGATGATACGCTAAAAGTAGTTGGTGTGGGAGTTATACAAAAGGTATTAAGAGCTTTGCTTAAAGATAATATCCCTATTAAAGATATGCTTAGCATACTTGAGGCAATTAGCGATGTGGCTGAAGTTAGCAAGAATTTAGATATGATAATTGAGCATGTTCGAGCAGCCCTAGCAAGGGTGATAACTTCTATGTATGTTGATGAGAATGGTCAGTTAAATTTTTATATCCTAGAAGCCTCAGCCCAGCAAAAGCTAATAGACAGCCTAAGCTATAAAGATGGTGCATACACTATGATGATAAATGTAGCACAAACTTCAGCCATAGTAAGCGCATTAAGAGCAAAAAGAGAGAATCGCCCTATAAGCGAACAAGGCGATATGGTGCTTTGCGTTGAGCCTAGTATTCGTAAATTTATAGATAGTATAGTGCAGAATTTCTCAATCGATATTGCTGTGCTTAGCTTTGCTGAAATTGCACCAAACACGCAGTTTGAGACACTTGGGACTATAGAGATACCAGAACTTTAA
- a CDS encoding DHH family phosphoesterase — translation MKIYHLSHTDLDGYSCQFVSNFYLKNIEFYNSNYGKEIDKKMSHIISKIGNDKAVILITDLNLTKTQCQSYEEQLKDKNVKLILLDHHQTGAECSQIFPWYYLDNSRSATKICYDFFSAMFGADERLEAYCNAVNAVDIWLKNDPNFELGKVCMGAIAGAKEINKVMFEKEHIEYIFYLIKNFCEFLSLNNAHIELDNRLHGIKKEFFYLKNDDTLSNLNSNYLVRHLTSNSDKFSINYRGSRGILTYNIGSASVIGNDFLVANPEFKFFIDITSKKSMSFRSNGDFDVSQMAKELCDGGGHKNASGGFFAGFIDSYNYDEIKSQVVNLINKKTGEQ, via the coding sequence ATGAAAATTTATCATCTTAGTCATACTGATTTAGATGGATACTCTTGTCAGTTTGTTAGTAATTTTTATCTTAAAAATATTGAATTTTATAACTCAAATTATGGAAAAGAGATTGATAAAAAAATGTCGCATATCATCTCTAAAATTGGTAATGATAAGGCTGTTATTTTAATTACAGATTTAAATTTAACCAAAACTCAATGCCAAAGCTACGAAGAGCAACTCAAAGATAAAAATGTTAAGTTAATTTTATTAGACCATCATCAAACTGGTGCTGAGTGCTCACAGATATTTCCTTGGTACTATCTTGATAACTCTAGGAGTGCTACTAAAATTTGTTATGATTTTTTTAGTGCGATGTTTGGGGCTGATGAGAGGCTAGAGGCGTATTGTAATGCGGTAAATGCGGTGGATATTTGGCTAAAAAATGATCCAAATTTTGAGCTTGGTAAGGTCTGTATGGGGGCAATTGCTGGAGCTAAGGAGATAAATAAGGTTATGTTTGAAAAGGAGCATATAGAGTATATCTTTTATCTTATTAAAAATTTTTGCGAATTCTTAAGCTTAAATAACGCCCATATCGAGCTTGATAATAGACTTCATGGAATTAAAAAAGAGTTTTTTTACCTTAAAAATGATGATACTCTAAGCAATCTAAATTCAAATTATCTAGTCAGACATCTTACTTCAAATAGTGATAAATTTAGTATTAATTATCGTGGGAGTAGAGGAATTTTAACATATAATATAGGAAGTGCTAGCGTGATTGGAAATGACTTTTTAGTAGCAAATCCTGAGTTTAAATTTTTCATTGATATAACTAGTAAAAAGAGTATGAGCTTTAGATCAAATGGGGATTTTGATGTAAGCCAAATGGCAAAAGAGCTTTGCGATGGAGGTGGGCATAAAAATGCTAGTGGTGGGTTTTTTGCTGGATTTATAGATAGTTATAATTATGATGAGATAAAATCACAAGTGGTAAATTTGATTAATAAAAAAACAGGAGAGCAATAA
- the hemW gene encoding radical SAM family heme chaperone HemW, translating to MHIYIHIPFCESKCPYCAFGSHSDQFAITKEYFKALTKEIKNIKFNDKISTIFIGGGTPSSVDARLYDEIFEYLRPNLNKDCEITSEANPNSANLKWLNHMRELGVNRLSLGAQSFNEKKLKFLGRIHNSKRVFKAVEDAKIAGFKNINVDIMYGTKLDTKALISSEIQALKELEITHISAYSLMLESEFSSKISYQKDSPILAKYLINSLENIGFNQYEISNFGQICKHNLSYWQGDDYYGFGAYAVGTIGLKRYKGATNLKNYIANPFKKSIEKLSLEDKRSERVFLGLRSIIGVSLSDLSSNMQKTAEILIKERKLILKNGRIYNPNFLLADEIYLYLSQP from the coding sequence TTGCATATCTATATACACATTCCATTTTGCGAATCAAAGTGCCCATATTGTGCTTTTGGCTCTCATAGCGATCAATTTGCTATAACTAAAGAGTATTTTAAAGCCCTTACAAAAGAGATAAAAAATATCAAATTCAATGATAAAATCTCCACAATATTTATAGGTGGTGGCACTCCAAGTAGCGTAGATGCTAGGTTGTATGATGAAATTTTTGAATACTTAAGACCAAATTTAAATAAAGATTGTGAGATCACAAGTGAGGCAAACCCAAACTCAGCAAATTTGAAGTGGCTAAATCATATGAGAGAGCTTGGCGTAAATCGCTTAAGCCTTGGGGCTCAAAGCTTTAATGAAAAAAAGCTTAAATTTTTAGGCAGAATTCACAACTCAAAAAGAGTATTTAAAGCTGTAGAAGATGCCAAAATAGCTGGTTTTAAAAATATAAATGTTGATATAATGTATGGCACAAAACTTGACACTAAAGCCTTAATATCTAGCGAAATTCAAGCCTTAAAAGAGCTAGAAATTACACATATATCAGCCTATAGCTTAATGCTTGAGAGTGAGTTTAGCTCTAAAATATCATATCAAAAAGATAGCCCAATCCTAGCTAAATATCTCATAAATTCACTTGAAAATATAGGTTTTAATCAGTATGAAATCTCAAATTTCGGTCAAATCTGTAAGCACAATCTTAGCTACTGGCAAGGCGATGACTACTATGGATTTGGTGCGTATGCTGTGGGGACAATTGGGCTAAAAAGATATAAGGGTGCGACAAATCTTAAAAATTATATAGCCAACCCTTTTAAAAAAAGCATTGAAAAATTAAGCCTTGAGGATAAAAGAAGTGAAAGAGTATTTTTAGGTCTTAGGAGCATTATTGGCGTAAGCTTAAGCGATTTAAGTTCAAATATGCAAAAAACAGCTGAAATTTTAATCAAAGAGAGAAAATTAATATTAAAAAATGGGAGAATTTATAATCCAAATTTCTTATTAGCCGATGAGATATATCTATATTTAAGCCAGCCTTAA